In a single window of the Elaeis guineensis isolate ETL-2024a chromosome 4, EG11, whole genome shotgun sequence genome:
- the LOC105043588 gene encoding LOW QUALITY PROTEIN: auxin-responsive protein SAUR36 (The sequence of the model RefSeq protein was modified relative to this genomic sequence to represent the inferred CDS: inserted 1 base in 1 codon) gives MQRGMKKSRGFRLGRRLVRIWRWVFRCRRPKNYIRLNPAQPQSLIRSGTHYSRTITSTMTTKLFDWGRDLTSRIRYSGRGAGRKAHCPLRGDWVADGDDVELLGRQKGGGSRKPPPPKGHLVVYVGGKKDGGXPKRYLVPVIDFNHPLFAELLREAEEEFGYHHPGGITIPCPVSRFERVQTRIAACRKSSHPHWF, from the exons ATGCAGCGAGGCATGAAGAAATCGAGGGGTTTCAGATTGGGGCGAAGGCTGGTGAGAATATGGCGATGGGTTTTCCGATGCCGCCGCCCCAAGAATTACATCCGCCTCAACCCCGCCCAACCCCAATCCCTAATCCGATCCGGAACCCACTATTCTAGGACCATAACCTCGACGATGACGACAAAATTATTCGACTGGGGCCGCGACCTTACCAGCCGCATCCGCTACTCCGGCCGTGGCGCCGGCCGGAAAGCGCACTGCCCCCTCCGCGGGGACTGGGTAGCCGACGGCGACGACGTGGAGCTTCTGGGGCGCCAGAAAGGAGGAGGAAGCCGGAAGCCACCCCCACCGAAGGGGCATCTGGTGGTGTACGTTGGGGGGAAGAAGGACGGGG CGCCGAAGCGGTACCTGGTGCCGGTGATCGACTTCAACCACCCGCTGTTCGCGGAGTTGTTGAGGGAGGCGGAGGAGGAGTTCGGGTACCACCACCCCGGTGGGATCACCATCCCCTGTCCGGTCTCTCGATTCGAGCGCGTCCAGACTCGGATCGCCGCCTGCCGGAAGAGCTCCCATCCCCACTGGTTCTAA